One genomic region from Candidatus Nitrosopumilus koreensis AR1 encodes:
- a CDS encoding B12-binding domain-containing radical SAM protein, whose protein sequence is MAGKRVVLTADRSLMTNYRGNFLYGFIACGPYEVLPEWVFDKVFCPSVETDPITGEAKVAQIGLRRIESSLIQGGYNREDVFIGHPDMLHKSIGPDTKVVGINVMDPLGMAPVTTTMSPEKLSYVAMKFKKMCASIIQLKKKYDFKVVVGGNGAWELAKSDRMKIHGIDTVVVGEADELAVDLFQDLEKNDAPELMHCFVRNLENIPVIEGPTINSLIEAMRGCGRGCDFCDVNKRSKKDLPIERLQHEAKINLDYGFDSIWLHSDEMLLYGCDNRDFIPNRDAITDLWKSLKGLGANFIGTTHMTFSAVAADPTLMQQISHVNGQDQSGRWLATNLGIETVAPDMVKKHLGVKTRPFSTEEWGSVVREGAKILNENHWFPAATIIIGWPDETPDDIQYTIDMMSDFREMDFRGLVAPLLYQDFSEKNSMHFGNLNEAQFTLFWKCWENNLRVINDIIPIILRNKTYGPPMKVFMYGILKAGTWAIMRYLRGLCKDLFNGRTPDEIIDKYARSRSVSAPKIQTKKL, encoded by the coding sequence TTGGCTGGCAAACGTGTTGTACTAACTGCAGATCGTAGTTTAATGACAAATTATAGAGGAAATTTTCTGTATGGATTTATTGCATGTGGACCGTACGAGGTTTTACCAGAATGGGTTTTTGACAAAGTATTTTGTCCTTCAGTAGAAACAGATCCAATTACAGGTGAAGCAAAAGTTGCTCAGATTGGTCTAAGAAGAATCGAAAGTTCATTGATTCAAGGAGGATACAACAGAGAAGATGTATTTATTGGACATCCTGATATGTTACACAAATCAATCGGACCAGATACCAAAGTTGTTGGCATCAATGTAATGGATCCATTAGGAATGGCACCAGTCACCACAACAATGTCACCAGAAAAATTGTCATATGTTGCAATGAAATTTAAAAAAATGTGTGCAAGTATAATTCAACTCAAAAAGAAATACGATTTCAAAGTGGTAGTTGGAGGAAACGGAGCATGGGAATTAGCAAAATCAGACAGAATGAAGATTCATGGAATAGATACGGTTGTAGTAGGTGAAGCAGACGAATTAGCAGTTGATTTATTCCAAGATTTAGAAAAAAATGATGCGCCAGAATTAATGCATTGTTTTGTAAGAAATCTTGAAAATATTCCAGTAATTGAAGGACCTACAATCAATTCTTTGATTGAGGCAATGAGAGGATGTGGTAGGGGTTGCGATTTTTGTGATGTAAATAAAAGATCAAAGAAAGATCTACCCATAGAAAGATTACAGCATGAAGCAAAAATCAATTTAGATTATGGTTTTGATTCAATTTGGTTACACTCTGATGAAATGTTACTTTATGGATGTGACAACAGAGATTTTATTCCCAACAGAGATGCGATTACAGATTTGTGGAAGTCACTAAAAGGACTTGGTGCAAACTTTATTGGAACAACACATATGACATTTTCAGCAGTTGCAGCAGATCCTACATTAATGCAACAAATTTCACATGTGAATGGACAAGATCAATCAGGAAGGTGGCTTGCAACCAATTTAGGAATTGAGACAGTTGCACCGGACATGGTAAAGAAACACCTAGGTGTTAAAACAAGACCATTTTCAACTGAGGAGTGGGGAAGTGTTGTTAGAGAAGGAGCAAAAATTCTTAATGAAAATCATTGGTTCCCAGCTGCTACAATCATTATTGGATGGCCTGATGAAACACCTGATGATATCCAATATACGATTGACATGATGAGTGACTTTAGGGAAATGGACTTTAGAGGATTAGTGGCACCATTATTGTATCAAGACTTTAGTGAAAAGAATTCAATGCACTTTGGAAATTTGAATGAAGCTCAGTTTACATTATTTTGGAAATGCTGGGAAAATAACCTCCGCGTGATTAATGACATCATTCCAATTATTCTTAGAAACAAGACATATGGACCACCAATGAAAGTTTTCATGTACGGAATTTTAAAGGCAGGAACATGGGCAATTATGAGATATCTAAGAGGATTGTGTAAAGATCTCTTTAATGGAAGAACCCCAGATGAGATAATTGACAAATACGCTAGAAGCAGATCAGTATCTGCTCCAAAAATTCAAACTAAGAAACTATAG
- the larB gene encoding nickel pincer cofactor biosynthesis protein LarB — translation MEIHEVLKSVKAGTVSVNDAKKMLSLYSIEEIEGIAKIDINRRKRRGIPEIIFAETKELEEIKKIIKRVLEKSNSVIVSRIKKTDYPKIQAFAKRLKVKIKTGKKSSSLLLFKKPIKFHGGKVGILTAGTSDIGVAEESRLVCEAMNCKCITSYDVGVAGIQRIFPILKKMIEEDVDCIIVAAGMEGALATLVSTMTDIPVIGIPTSVGYGYGEKGIAALASMLQSCSLGLSVVNIDNGIAAGGIAANIANRTIRKKE, via the coding sequence TTGGAAATTCACGAGGTTCTAAAATCAGTCAAGGCAGGAACTGTCTCAGTTAATGATGCAAAAAAGATGTTATCATTGTATTCAATTGAAGAGATAGAAGGAATTGCAAAAATAGATATCAACAGAAGAAAAAGAAGAGGTATTCCTGAGATAATTTTTGCAGAGACAAAAGAACTAGAAGAAATTAAAAAAATCATAAAACGAGTTTTAGAAAAATCAAATTCAGTGATTGTCTCAAGAATAAAGAAAACAGATTATCCAAAAATCCAAGCATTTGCAAAGAGGTTAAAGGTGAAAATCAAGACAGGGAAAAAATCATCTTCATTATTATTATTTAAAAAACCAATCAAATTTCATGGTGGAAAAGTAGGTATTCTTACTGCAGGAACATCAGATATTGGAGTAGCAGAAGAATCAAGACTAGTTTGTGAGGCAATGAATTGTAAGTGTATCACAAGTTATGATGTAGGAGTGGCAGGAATCCAAAGAATATTTCCAATCTTAAAAAAAATGATAGAAGAGGATGTTGATTGTATTATTGTAGCTGCTGGAATGGAAGGGGCGTTAGCAACATTAGTTTCTACAATGACAGACATTCCAGTTATTGGGATTCCAACATCAGTCGGATATGGGTATGGTGAAAAAGGAATTGCCGCCCTTGCTTCAATGCTTCAAAGTTGTTCGCTGGGATTATCGGTAGTAAACATAGACAACGGGATTGCAGCTGGTGGGATTGCAGCAAATATCGCAAACAGAACAATAAGAAAAAAAGAATAG
- a CDS encoding malate dehydrogenase gives MITIIGSGKVGGDAAVFSALKRLDDQILLLDVAEGLPQGEAMDINHMLSEQGIDVEVKGSNNFEDMKGSNIVVVVAGSGRKPGMTRMDLLKINASIVKSVVDNVKKYADDSMIIPVTNPLDPMAYITYKTSGFDRSRVFGMGGMLDLSRFRQFIHEATGHSRDSIRALVIGEHGENMLPLPRFSSVSGIPLSSFLPKEKLDELVENTKQVAAKVIELKGATVHAPGNAISAIIESVVRDRKQVIPVATYLDGEYGHSDVTIGVPAIIGKKGVEKIIELDLNDEEKQVFNKAVESVKGAISGIEI, from the coding sequence ATGATTACTATTATTGGTTCAGGTAAAGTAGGCGGAGACGCTGCAGTATTTTCTGCATTAAAACGATTAGATGATCAAATTTTGTTACTAGATGTTGCTGAAGGACTTCCTCAAGGGGAGGCAATGGATATCAACCATATGCTTTCTGAGCAAGGAATAGATGTTGAAGTGAAAGGATCTAACAATTTTGAAGATATGAAAGGTTCCAATATCGTAGTAGTTGTTGCAGGTTCTGGACGAAAACCAGGAATGACTCGCATGGATCTTTTGAAGATTAACGCTTCAATTGTCAAAAGCGTAGTAGACAATGTCAAAAAATATGCCGATGATTCTATGATTATTCCAGTAACTAACCCATTAGATCCAATGGCATACATCACATACAAGACATCAGGATTTGATAGGAGTAGAGTATTTGGAATGGGCGGCATGCTTGATTTATCTAGATTCAGACAATTTATCCATGAAGCAACTGGACACTCTAGAGATTCCATTAGAGCATTAGTAATCGGAGAACATGGGGAAAACATGTTACCACTACCAAGATTTTCATCAGTTTCAGGAATTCCACTATCATCATTTCTTCCAAAAGAAAAATTAGATGAATTGGTTGAAAACACAAAACAGGTCGCAGCAAAAGTTATTGAATTAAAGGGAGCAACAGTTCACGCTCCAGGAAATGCAATTTCTGCAATTATTGAATCAGTTGTAAGGGACAGAAAACAAGTCATTCCAGTGGCAACATATCTTGATGGAGAATATGGCCATTCAGATGTCACAATCGGGGTTCCAGCAATCATAGGAAAAAAGGGTGTTGAGAAAATTATTGAATTAGACCTAAATGATGAAGAAAAACAAGTCTTTAACAAAGCAGTTGAAAGTGTCAAAGGCGCAATATCAGGTATTGAGATCTAA
- the larC gene encoding nickel pincer cofactor biosynthesis protein LarC, which produces MVLVIDPQIAGISGDMFLSSLIDLGADKDKVIDGIKKSEKFFSDSVIRKIDFQKTQKRGIEAVQLILEIDEHLHERKGSEIKKAINDATQNLQLSDKAKTFADSCINTLISSESKIHGVSEDSVHFHEASSIDTLVDIVGITIALDDLGLFDEKIISMPVSVGGGSVTFSHGTMSNPASAILEIFKNSYLKIKGNNADEELTTPTGACILANLTNTSMDYYPSMKINSIGYGAGKKDFQEFSNVLKIVQGSTNNLEIDSVKILETNVDDISGEILGNLIEKIMQKGARDVSIYHGITKKGRPTNLISVICDDQNITEIVDTLILETGTLGIRISESNRFIVPRTNHNVSLTIDGKSFDIRYKKSSFKGKTDFKIEFDDLKHVSSSLEKSIKETESLLRKEIEQLEN; this is translated from the coding sequence ATGGTTTTAGTAATTGATCCTCAAATCGCAGGAATATCTGGAGATATGTTTCTCTCTTCTTTGATTGATTTGGGAGCCGATAAAGACAAAGTTATTGATGGGATCAAAAAATCTGAAAAATTTTTCTCAGATTCTGTTATTAGAAAAATTGATTTTCAAAAAACCCAAAAACGAGGAATTGAGGCTGTTCAACTAATATTAGAAATTGATGAGCACTTACATGAAAGAAAGGGCTCTGAAATTAAGAAAGCAATCAATGATGCTACTCAAAATTTACAATTATCTGACAAGGCAAAAACCTTTGCTGATTCTTGCATTAACACCCTAATCTCTTCTGAATCAAAAATTCATGGTGTCTCAGAAGATTCAGTTCATTTTCATGAGGCATCTAGTATTGATACTTTGGTTGATATTGTTGGAATTACTATTGCTTTAGACGATTTAGGATTATTTGATGAAAAAATTATTTCTATGCCTGTCTCTGTTGGTGGGGGTAGTGTGACTTTTTCACATGGTACAATGTCTAATCCTGCAAGTGCAATTCTTGAGATTTTCAAAAACTCTTATCTAAAAATAAAAGGAAACAATGCTGATGAAGAATTGACAACTCCAACTGGTGCATGTATTTTAGCCAATCTGACAAACACGTCTATGGATTACTATCCTTCAATGAAAATTAATTCTATTGGATATGGTGCAGGAAAAAAAGATTTTCAAGAATTTTCTAATGTCTTAAAAATAGTCCAAGGCTCTACAAATAATTTGGAAATAGATTCAGTAAAAATTCTTGAGACCAATGTAGATGACATTTCTGGCGAAATTCTTGGAAATCTTATTGAAAAAATTATGCAAAAAGGTGCTCGAGATGTCTCAATTTATCATGGAATTACAAAAAAAGGAAGACCTACAAATCTTATATCTGTAATATGTGATGATCAAAATATTACTGAAATTGTTGATACGCTAATTCTCGAAACTGGAACCTTGGGTATTCGCATATCTGAATCTAATCGATTTATTGTACCTAGAACAAATCATAATGTTTCGTTAACAATTGATGGAAAATCTTTTGATATACGATACAAAAAATCTTCCTTTAAAGGAAAAACAGATTTCAAAATAGAGTTTGATGATTTGAAACATGTCTCAAGTTCTCTTGAGAAATCAATCAAAGAAACAGAATCATTACTTCGAAAAGAAATTGAACAACTGGAGAATTAA
- the larE gene encoding ATP-dependent sacrificial sulfur transferase LarE, producing the protein MKKLDELKHWFADKNKVMIALSGGVDSALVAYAAYQRLGDSAIAVTADYKTLSQEELQTAKQVCSEIGIKQILLDYDELENEEFAKNDSTRCFHCRIELGDHLLKLAKEQGVNVIVDGTNLDDLGEYRPGIEALRQNGIRSPLVETNFSKSQIRELTKSIGLSVHDKPSNSCLASRIPWGQRVTAEKLARIEFGETVVKQLTKIKQVRVRDLNGSAKIEVEKNDISEFTNGVLDKITEKLKMIGFSSVEVDQEGYKPGKINVIAD; encoded by the coding sequence ATGAAAAAACTAGATGAACTCAAACATTGGTTTGCTGATAAAAATAAAGTAATGATTGCATTGTCAGGTGGTGTGGATAGTGCACTTGTTGCATATGCTGCATATCAAAGACTTGGTGATTCTGCAATCGCAGTAACTGCTGACTACAAAACCCTTTCACAAGAGGAACTTCAAACAGCCAAACAAGTTTGTTCTGAAATAGGCATAAAGCAAATCCTATTAGATTATGACGAACTTGAAAATGAGGAATTTGCAAAAAATGATTCCACCAGATGTTTTCATTGTAGGATTGAATTAGGTGACCATCTCTTAAAATTGGCAAAAGAACAGGGTGTGAATGTAATTGTTGATGGAACAAATCTAGATGATCTTGGTGAATATAGGCCTGGAATTGAGGCATTGCGCCAAAACGGGATACGAAGCCCTCTTGTTGAAACAAATTTCTCAAAATCTCAAATTAGAGAACTTACAAAATCTATTGGACTATCTGTTCATGATAAACCTTCTAACTCTTGTTTGGCTTCAAGAATTCCTTGGGGTCAAAGAGTAACTGCTGAAAAGTTAGCTAGAATAGAATTTGGTGAAACTGTTGTTAAACAGCTAACAAAAATTAAACAAGTTCGTGTTCGTGATCTAAACGGTTCTGCAAAAATTGAAGTAGAAAAAAATGATATCTCTGAATTCACTAATGGTGTGTTAGATAAAATTACTGAAAAATTAAAGATGATTGGATTTTCTTCAGTTGAAGTTGATCAAGAAGGGTATAAACCAGGAAAAATTAATGTGATTGCAGATTGA
- a CDS encoding cysteine desulfurase family protein: MIYLDNAASTQIHNDVLDSMLPYLKEQYGNPSSIHRYGRLSRKAIEKARKQIASLINADPSEILITSGGTESNNTALRGITTGHSSGQIITSSIEHDAILEPCKKLSQDGFDVFYLPVDKFGMVNLSDLKNNISEKTLIVSIMFGNNEVGTIQPISEIAKICHERGIIFHTDAVQVVGKIPIDVHELGVDLLSISSHKLYGPKGIGALYIKKDISINPMILGGGQEHGLRSGTENVANIVGFGKACDLAKINLSENISHMKKLRDTLVQNVVDQIPQVTVNGHPESHLPNNAHFTFLGVNGEDLIIKLDEYGIAASTGSACSVHTQKASHVLQAMGFSHEQITGSLRLTMGIFNDQKEIEQTVDILKNIVEELRSVSPFKEKYSFSKN, from the coding sequence TTGATTTATCTTGATAATGCTGCATCAACTCAAATCCATAATGATGTCTTGGATTCCATGCTTCCATATCTAAAAGAACAATATGGAAACCCTTCTTCTATCCATCGGTATGGTAGGTTGTCTCGTAAGGCAATTGAAAAAGCAAGAAAACAAATCGCATCTTTAATCAATGCTGATCCTTCTGAAATCCTGATTACCTCTGGTGGTACTGAATCAAACAATACTGCATTGCGAGGAATCACAACAGGACACTCTTCTGGTCAAATTATAACATCCTCTATTGAACATGACGCAATTTTAGAGCCATGTAAAAAATTGTCTCAGGATGGATTTGATGTTTTTTATCTTCCTGTTGATAAATTTGGTATGGTTAACCTCTCAGATCTGAAAAATAACATTTCTGAAAAAACTTTGATTGTTTCAATTATGTTTGGGAATAATGAGGTTGGTACCATTCAACCGATCTCTGAAATTGCTAAAATCTGTCATGAGCGTGGTATAATCTTTCATACTGATGCTGTGCAAGTAGTAGGAAAAATCCCCATAGATGTTCATGAATTAGGCGTAGATCTGCTCTCGATCTCATCTCATAAACTCTATGGTCCTAAAGGAATTGGTGCATTGTATATAAAAAAAGACATTTCGATTAACCCTATGATTTTGGGTGGTGGTCAGGAACACGGTTTACGCTCTGGTACTGAAAATGTAGCAAATATTGTTGGTTTTGGAAAAGCATGTGATCTTGCAAAAATAAATCTGTCTGAAAATATTTCTCATATGAAAAAACTTAGAGATACTTTGGTTCAAAATGTGGTCGATCAAATTCCTCAAGTAACTGTTAATGGACATCCGGAATCTCATTTGCCTAACAATGCACATTTTACTTTTCTTGGTGTAAACGGTGAGGACCTAATCATTAAACTTGACGAATATGGTATTGCAGCATCTACTGGTTCTGCATGTTCTGTGCATACTCAAAAGGCATCTCACGTTCTACAGGCAATGGGATTCTCACATGAACAAATAACTGGATCATTAAGACTAACTATGGGAATATTCAATGATCAAAAAGAAATTGAGCAAACAGTTGACATTTTAAAAAATATTGTAGAAGAATTAAGATCCGTGTCTCCATTTAAAGAAAAATACTCTTTTTCAAAAAACTAA
- a CDS encoding PEFG-CTERM sorting domain-containing protein: MNFKIFYGLVSLLVISTGFAFAQEPFVSVQTDDKNYDEGDTIVISGKVQTVVGGTPVTLQILTSGNLVDIAQITVAQDGTYSHTILAEGPLWNNAGEYLIRVLYGDGNMAETKFNYTPESGAVETTTNFEVDAGSHGTFDVEYTIKGGTVKNMIVDSDIFALIVQVDSTDEGVITLDLPREFIGAEKQDGKDDTFIILIDGIEVAYQESVVHADSRVITINFEQGDSDIEIIGTYVVPEFGTIVMMVLLVGIMATIILTRTKFQIKI, encoded by the coding sequence GTGAATTTTAAAATATTTTATGGATTAGTTTCTTTGTTAGTAATTTCAACAGGATTTGCATTTGCTCAAGAACCATTTGTGTCTGTTCAGACAGATGACAAAAACTATGATGAAGGAGACACAATTGTGATATCAGGAAAGGTTCAAACAGTTGTAGGAGGAACACCAGTAACACTTCAAATACTTACTTCAGGGAATCTAGTAGACATTGCACAAATCACAGTAGCCCAAGATGGAACATATTCTCACACAATTCTTGCAGAAGGTCCATTATGGAATAATGCAGGCGAGTATCTAATCAGAGTACTTTATGGGGACGGAAACATGGCAGAGACGAAATTCAATTACACTCCAGAATCAGGAGCAGTTGAAACTACCACTAATTTTGAAGTTGATGCTGGAAGCCATGGAACATTTGATGTAGAATACACAATCAAAGGTGGGACAGTTAAAAATATGATAGTTGATTCAGATATTTTTGCGTTAATAGTTCAAGTAGATTCTACGGATGAAGGAGTAATTACACTAGATTTACCAAGAGAATTCATCGGTGCTGAAAAACAGGATGGGAAAGATGACACATTTATCATTTTGATTGACGGAATAGAGGTAGCATATCAAGAATCAGTAGTTCATGCAGATTCCAGAGTAATTACAATTAATTTTGAACAGGGAGATTCAGACATTGAGATTATTGGCACATATGTTGTTCCAGAATTTGGGACGATCGTGATGATGGTTTTACTAGTTGGAATAATGGCAACAATAATTCTCACTAGAACCAAATTTCAGATAAAAATTTAG
- a CDS encoding PEFG-CTERM sorting domain-containing protein translates to MSSAYADEIPQACVGCTMENARETSNMMLLKDIPISVWTDKKTYEHSDMIMVEGQVANVASGYPVTITVVNPLNSIVTVDQITVADDGSFETTLNTAGAMWKYDGTYTIKANYGSADKKNSVKVELTGGVAYSPGYQTPTSSKQCGASEISADGHCIPFSISGAVVTGATLNTDDNSIVININARESDGILTVTPSKTVQDGIFMILVDGQEWDDVEIVGNKVTVMFPAGTEQIEIIGTFVIPEFGTIAAMILAVAIISIIAVSARSRLSIMPRY, encoded by the coding sequence GTGTCATCAGCATATGCGGATGAAATTCCACAAGCATGTGTTGGATGTACTATGGAGAATGCAAGAGAAACATCAAACATGATGTTGCTCAAAGACATTCCAATATCTGTTTGGACAGATAAGAAAACATATGAACATAGTGACATGATTATGGTAGAAGGGCAAGTAGCAAATGTAGCATCGGGATATCCAGTTACAATTACTGTTGTGAATCCCCTAAACTCTATCGTCACAGTTGATCAAATCACTGTAGCAGATGATGGCAGTTTTGAGACAACATTAAACACAGCAGGTGCAATGTGGAAATACGACGGTACCTACACCATTAAGGCAAACTATGGCAGTGCCGATAAGAAAAACAGTGTCAAAGTTGAATTAACTGGTGGTGTTGCATACTCACCAGGCTACCAAACACCAACATCATCCAAACAATGTGGTGCTAGTGAAATTAGTGCAGATGGTCATTGTATACCATTTAGTATTTCAGGAGCAGTAGTAACAGGTGCAACTCTCAATACAGATGACAATTCAATTGTTATCAACATCAATGCCAGAGAATCTGATGGAATCTTAACAGTAACTCCATCAAAGACAGTCCAAGATGGTATCTTCATGATATTAGTTGACGGACAAGAATGGGATGATGTCGAGATTGTTGGAAACAAAGTAACAGTTATGTTCCCAGCAGGAACCGAACAAATTGAAATTATTGGTACCTTTGTAATCCCAGAGTTTGGCACAATTGCAGCCATGATTCTAGCAGTAGCAATTATCTCAATAATTGCAGTATCTGCAAGATCAAGACTTAGCATTATGCCAAGATACTAA
- a CDS encoding PEFG-CTERM sorting domain-containing protein, protein MNLKRSTTSVVFAVMALSLISMTTIQQDVFAQTQGMFITATADKNSDVITVTGKTVSKLTDVTFRVISPSGNNVVVIDQVSPRSDGTFETTFKVGPTWKESGFYTISAKQSLQQNSIYTLDVEVEIVDGMVKTTSVTESSYSSDIFVPPGPNVAKYAGLKIYADAVMGSSIIEISGQTDRVSQDVTLTITAPNGNKVSIGQVSPMLNGEFSTTFNTSGPLWKQDGFYTVTAKQFDDPKYTASTEVEIKDGVVVPEFGTIAAMILAVAIISIIAVSARSRLSIIPRY, encoded by the coding sequence ATGAATTTAAAACGTTCTACAACATCAGTGGTATTTGCCGTTATGGCACTGTCATTAATTTCAATGACCACAATTCAGCAAGACGTATTTGCTCAGACACAAGGAATGTTCATTACCGCTACAGCAGATAAGAATTCAGACGTCATTACTGTCACAGGTAAAACAGTTTCAAAGTTGACAGACGTTACATTTAGAGTAATATCTCCAAGTGGGAATAACGTAGTTGTCATTGATCAAGTTTCACCAAGAAGTGATGGAACGTTTGAGACTACATTCAAAGTAGGTCCAACATGGAAAGAGAGTGGATTTTACACAATATCAGCTAAACAAAGCTTACAACAAAATTCAATATACACTTTGGACGTTGAAGTAGAAATAGTAGATGGAATGGTTAAAACAACATCAGTAACTGAGTCAAGTTATAGTTCAGATATCTTCGTACCACCTGGACCAAATGTTGCTAAATATGCAGGGTTGAAAATTTATGCAGACGCAGTAATGGGATCTTCAATAATTGAAATCTCAGGACAAACAGATAGGGTTAGTCAAGATGTAACTTTGACTATCACGGCACCAAATGGAAACAAAGTATCCATCGGGCAAGTATCGCCAATGCTAAATGGTGAATTCAGCACCACATTCAACACAAGTGGTCCTCTATGGAAACAAGATGGTTTCTATACTGTAACTGCAAAACAATTTGACGATCCAAAATATACTGCTTCAACTGAAGTAGAGATTAAAGACGGAGTCGTAGTGCCAGAATTCGGCACAATTGCAGCCATGATTCTAGCAGTAGCAATTATCTCAATAATTGCAGTATCTGCAAGGTCAAGACTTAGCATTATACCAAGATACTAA
- a CDS encoding PEFG-CTERM sorting domain-containing protein — MKSQLMVFALSAILVASIGMAPAFGQIQSTIVVTTDKTSYSEGEIIMVTGEVRDLYAGTPVAVMVTSPNGSIVAIDQVTVGADKKFSTEITAGGTMRLSGTYTVVVTYGNENRVAETTFEFAGSTTPVKTDGKVTDTTVSVEGSTDLIGYEITGAKLLGIIPDVDASSLIISIDATDDGSITLTIPRSILDATFPNGEDDDFFVLVDGEEVDFDETMTSTDRTLTIAFHAGAEEIEIIGTFVVPEFGTIAAMILAVAIISIIAVSARSRLSIMPRI, encoded by the coding sequence ATGAAATCACAATTGATGGTGTTTGCCTTATCAGCAATTTTAGTTGCAAGTATTGGTATGGCACCAGCATTTGGACAAATACAAAGTACGATTGTTGTTACTACAGATAAGACATCTTATTCAGAAGGTGAAATTATCATGGTAACAGGTGAAGTCAGAGATCTATATGCAGGAACTCCAGTAGCTGTCATGGTTACATCTCCTAATGGTAGCATTGTAGCAATTGATCAAGTTACAGTAGGTGCAGATAAAAAATTCAGCACTGAAATAACTGCTGGAGGAACAATGAGATTATCAGGAACATACACAGTTGTAGTTACATATGGAAATGAGAACAGGGTTGCAGAAACTACATTTGAATTTGCAGGTTCAACAACACCAGTTAAGACAGATGGTAAAGTAACAGATACAACCGTTTCAGTTGAAGGTTCAACTGATTTGATAGGATATGAGATTACAGGAGCTAAATTACTTGGAATCATACCTGATGTGGATGCAAGCTCATTAATTATCTCAATTGACGCCACTGATGATGGTTCAATCACATTAACAATCCCTAGATCAATATTGGATGCAACTTTTCCAAATGGAGAAGATGATGATTTCTTTGTCCTAGTTGACGGAGAAGAAGTGGACTTTGATGAAACAATGACATCAACAGATAGAACACTTACAATTGCATTCCATGCAGGGGCTGAAGAGATTGAAATTATTGGTACCTTTGTAGTCCCAGAATTTGGCACAATTGCAGCCATGATTCTAGCAGTAGCAATTATCTCAATAATTGCAGTATCTGCAAGGTCAAGACTTAGCATTATGCCAAGAATCTAA
- a CDS encoding DNA-directed RNA polymerase subunit H, whose translation MATKKNQILVPDHIYVPKHEIISKQEAEEVLKKYNCKPTELPLIFVNDPAILGLGVKPGDMIKITRKSPTAGESLYYRYVVEV comes from the coding sequence TTGGCAACTAAGAAAAATCAAATCCTCGTACCTGATCACATCTATGTCCCAAAACATGAAATCATTTCAAAACAAGAAGCTGAAGAAGTTTTAAAAAAATATAATTGCAAACCAACCGAATTACCATTAATCTTTGTAAACGATCCTGCCATTTTGGGACTAGGTGTAAAGCCAGGTGATATGATAAAGATCACTAGAAAAAGTCCAACAGCAGGTGAGAGTCTCTATTATAGATACGTGGTGGAAGTATAG